TCGATTTTCTATTTTGTCTAACCTTAGATGTTGGATTACTCACATAAGATAGAACAATTAGTTacaagttataaattttttagttacatatatatttaaatttaagttagtgataatttaataaataatttagaggTTGTTATTCTTTGTACGTATTCTACATATCTCTCTCTTGTACACTTATAATTAAACTTTgaataaaatcttaattattctattttttaaaaaaataatacacataACCAGTCATTTAACCGTTTTAACTTCAGCTAATTATCAATTACCATATACAAGCAAATAATTCATCTTCTTAAAGCCTTGACTATATATAACTGAGACCACGTCATGTCCTTCATCCAAAATCAAgtttgatgtttttatttttctcagcaaaaataaaatagatattaataatagaaaagGTATTGGATATACCAATAATAGAGGACAAGGTTAGCCATGACAGCACACCATGACCCTGAGAACAACCCCCTGAAACCACAAGGTCGCTCACTCGCTCCCTATTTAAACCAAACaagcatatataaataaagagtaACCTTGGTGATAgataaatattgataaaaataagtgaattttaattaaaaaaatatttatttatttattgaatgatTCTTTAACCAACCACTTTAAAACATTGATTACTAAAATTCTTCaaatttttgttaaacaaaaatataaaggatTTTGTTAATCGGATTTagcaaataaaataagaatattttagaaaataaaatagttttcaaacaTCAATTGAAAAGTCAATACTAAGTAATATTGTATTAATTGTAAATTCGTtacatatgtatttttttattattatgaatttaattattaatttttaatcaataattaaaatatatttttccatcTATTTCTtactttagaaaacaaatactcTAAGGATAATATTAATTTACTCAATTAGCaccttaattaaattattttaaaataaacgttAAATATTTccatgacattattttttttcttctctttttatttgtttcttaacacaaatttaattttatttattaatgtttaaaattttcagataatgttaattattatcaCTTTTGttatatctatataaaaaaagataataatatgcacatatacatacataatatcaaaataatacattaaaatagTGGATTCTTGTTTTTCGTAATCTACGAATTATAATCTTAAATAAAAGAAGAACAATAAGAGTTTAATAGTCTtgtatttttaacataaaatattttacatttatcatgtagatataatttttaagataattggTATAAGTTAACAAATTGGTTTGTAATTAAGTTAcagtataaaaattgttttatgttaTATGTAGTAGGTACACAGTCtcgtaaaaaatagaaaaatcattttaatataaagtATAGTCCCCAAAATATCTCCCTCTCACTCTCATGATTGTCAGAgatattttgtaacttttgcAGATTTGAATTCAACCCTACGCACTCGAATATCAAATCCGTTCGCTACTCGCGTTTCTATTGATAAATTATGATGctttaaaaaacactttttcactgtttaaaatgttatttaaatgttttaaagacaaaaaaaaaaattataagactaaaattaaaaataaaagtttataagtaaaaaaaaaatactaaattacaaaaagacaaaaatgtatttaaatctaatttatatttaatttttcacaaaCAGAATGTAGTAATATTTAACTTAACATAATCTTcaattcttttactttttcttcttgATCGAACGACATTATAGCATATAATCAAATATACACTAATTTAGTTAAATAATCATGggcttatttattattaaacaatatatcatttgcagtaaaaaaaaagaagaagaagaaagaaaacaaacaatatATCATTCAACGagaatattaaaatatcttttctaTAGATAGCacttttgataaattatatatatatatatatatatatatatatatatatatatatatatatgtatatatgtatatatatattagcttCATAAGTTTATCACGTGCgctataatttaatttggatTAACTTTTGAGATTTTTAATCATAAGTTTTCTCCATTAAATATTTTCCTAGACAACTATTACATTTActtggaattttattttctgctttcattttttgattttacttttaattataaaactgccatattatttttgtttagttttctgttttcaaaaaGAATTATACAGGAAACAcggaaaacattttatttttgttttctctttttcataatTATACACAAAATAATACATGCTATTTCTAGGATTTAATATTAGgatttaaaaatttacataatttaactaatatatttttaaattttaaatatttcaatgtaaatattttatttaaaaaaatttcaattaaaactaCATTGTATATATACGTGTCCGCtaataaggataaaatattaaaatataccaAATATCATGATATTTTTTCAGAGTAAAACAAGGACAACTTAAAGTGCAGTTCTTTACTTGTTTTCTGTGGATAATATGTAAATTgtgttaaaaataacataagtaattgaaacaaaattttaagtGGAGAACTAGTCAGCTAATggtattgttaaaaaattataaattttaatgtaccatatttctaaattaagagagattcattaaataaaatatatctttaacTATGCTGATGAGAAACAAAATATTACTtcaatagattaaaaaataaactcatattttataaaaatatagatttgaTATCTACTGTGATCTAAGAAATTTAgaaataatatgtaaatatctttttataagtatttattgaGTATTGAAATCTGTTATCAACCAAATACACTTGATCCTTTAACCCATCGAAACCCTCTCTTCAGACATCATTAAAACAACCTCACTCTCCTCCTAGGAATCCCCGAAGAAACTACGAGCGCCACCGCAGCATCGGTTCCTCCACCCACCGCGATGGCGCAGGTGCCGGCGAGCGAAGCGACGGCGTTCTGGACGGACGAGAAGCACGTGCACTTCCTCAACTCCATGGAAGCCTCCTTCGTCCGCACAATGCTCCAAAACCAAGGCAACTCCGTCTCCACCACGCGCCACTCTCTGCCACTCGACCGTTACCTCCCCGACTCTTCCGAATCCACCTTGGATTTGAAACCAAACCCTCGCCGCCGCACCATAAAACACCATGCACCCTCAGGTACGTGATCGCAGCCCCCCTCACACCGTTATTATTGTTGCTTTGGGTTTTGATACTTTGAGCGAACAAATTGTTGGGGCTGAGGGTGTTGATAATGATAATAAGGCAGCGTTTGGGTGCACATTAATATTGTTTTCTGATTTGGCGTTTGATGAAAACGGGTGCTGGCGGTGAACCGGTTTTGTTTTATTGGTGGACACTGTTTGACTATCTAAAGTCTTAAACCAAACAGCACGTAAGTGGACCGTCGAAAGCATCAAATATGCCCCTTAGATATTTGTAGACAGTAACTacttctttttccttcctttcgGATCTCCTCACTCCTCTCTCTACCATAaagccaatttttatttttcaattcttatatcaaaaatcaaaatactacACTATACACTATTCAAAAAATAACGAAAATTTATTACAAcattcatacttttttttatctatgaacAAAAAGGGTTTTCCATTTTCACATGTTGTTGGTTAAACATTCAATTATTACACTAAGAATAATAATGTGCattgtaattgtttttttaagatatgtgcaatataattaagaatctataattttatttatataaacataGATATATATTACACCGTCCGGTAGTAGTATAATATCTTGTAGCAATGATTTTTTAATACCCTATATAAATTTTCAAACACCCaattatctttctttatttttctctatttcttttttcctacCACATTAGTATTCATTATACtcatgtttctctctctctttttcttttactgGACTTCACATAACAGTTAATGGGTGGTGTCTAACAATCATTATAATATCTTATGTCGTTAGTATAACTAAATACGGGATTGCATGTAAgagaatatataattaaataaaaattatatttacagaaaaaaaaattaaaagataagatatattAGTCACATGTTTAGTTTAGTTTAATCAGTTTAATTGTAGAGACATGATCGTTAAGATattatttctcaaaatttaaagTGTTTATTCAGGTAGTTgacagaaaaaaaatctttggaattttatcatgtattttattttatgaaaaaatatttgaaattttatagcCATGTTTTTCAAtgtattcttttttatgaaaaagatCTCACACGATCCACTTCAGTTTTGGGTCCctgttataattttaaagaaagttCACTTTTTGAccaacgttttttttttctttttctagtaattcttataattaatttgggGGCTGTTTCTTGAAATAGATTCAATGGGTCCAACAACCAGAAGAACAAGGAGGAGATCATCTCAGCCCTACAATTCGTCACAGGACCAGGTGTGGAGATGAAATATTCTAGAGTGTTTCCAACCGTTGGATCATGATAATGATCCAACGGACAAAAGCATCACTTTTTATCATAAGCTATGTTGGTTCCAAAACATACGACACCGTATTAATTAACCAAACACGTACCTACATGTGGAAAGATCTTAAATACAAGGAATACTCCTCACAACACATGTTTTACTCGATCTTGTGCTGTACAATAATGCATTGTTCGAATTACTATATTAAACAAGAGAAAGATATTTAGACATAGATATATGTATTATGGATCAGGAAAAGGACTAATGTGTTATTTCCACGTGTCCTCCATACAGGCGGTCCCACAAGTAGAAAACGAAAGAGAAGGTGCAGCATGCAATTGGGACGATGATAAAAGAGCAGAAAATTAATGTTTAGTGTACCTTTTTCCACCAACCTCCCTACccctctttcatttttattctgcccagttcttttatttttaccaTTTATTTGTACTTTATCTTCTTCCCAAAATTTGTCTCCTCTAGTATATAGTATGTAGTATTTGGTCTTTTTCGATCTTTTTCTCAAATTCGTGTCAtgtaagggttttttttttttaaatatcgaAGTGTTGGCATTTAACTACCTTTCATTTATTTAGAGCTTTGTGTGGGggtattatttgattattaagtTGAATTTAGCTAGCCGCTAAAATCTTCTACACAAATGAGAAGATATTAAGAAAATGTGTACATTAAAAGCTTCTACTCTAGGCAGCACTGGCATGATGTCATTCCTACCTACCAGATGCCATTATCTAAGCTGTGCTcgatatatcttttatttcattGCATCAGTGTCaacataatttctttttttcttattttggcaAATTAAAGAAAGCAAGCTTTAGGTAGATGCTTTGGATAGGAGATATTTTATGAAAGTTCTAGCTAGGAATATCATATCAACATTATTTGATAGAGGTGTGGGGGGAGAACAGTAGaagaatattaaattaagtGAACTTCTATGATATTTTCATAGCTGTGTATATCATATCATGCAACTATTAATAATTAGTGGAAAAGTCTTTAATAgctaattgaaaattaaatatgtttagtatggttttagaataattatatatataaaaatcaataaatttacgATTGATAGCATGTCATGATTGgatgatatatatattataaaaaaatattctatatgTACATATactttttctctaattaatgTTAGAGTAATTTTAAtgcaacaataataaattatatcattagttaataaaaaaatcatgattaatatgatttttaaaatagttatgataaaaaataataaatttatgaatatataaaattataaactgTTAATATTATACAGGACACGTGAATGTATGGGTTGTGATTAGTACGAAGGTGGATTAGACAGGGACATGAGAGGAGTTTCCAACCTTATCCGTATGAATATGTTGGTAGTAGTGGATGGTTGGTAAGTGTTTTCAAATCAAAATTCCGTGATCCATACTGTAtactcttctcttcttttagaaTTGTTCCATCTCATCGCCAACTTTGCATCATTGCTCCTCATGTGAAGTCATATTCGTccattcattgatgaaattttaatatttatgtgcTTCTGAAAATCTGTGTAATTCGattggtttatatatatatatatatagtagctAGTTATCTTCAAGCTAGTGGTAGTAGAAGTTGAAAATTAAGTGTTTACTTGGTTTGTATACTATAAtagaattgattaattaatctgTTAAATGTGATTGAGATGCTGCATGTCTTAATTTTCCTCTATATTATTTCAAATCGAAATGATAAAGAATAATTCGTAGCAATTAAAAGCATTACGAAACACGAACACCTTTTGTgtactctttctttttcttattatttatttgataagaaATAAATGGTTTTACAATGTCTTCATACTACTTTCATCACTGTCCCGTTTAGGCCAAATATcagttatttaaaaagaataaaatatccGATATTGATTAGTGGAGGATCGTTTTATCTTAATTTGTGGTTCAATTTCGAATTTAAAGACTGCAGTTGTGTTAAAATTTGAGAGTTCTATTGTTCTTAATTATCTTACGTACTTGAGTTTGAATAGAAGTTCTTAAAGATATCTGGTGAATTAATATTAAAGAAGTGTTTAAAAAAGTGTTggatttaaaaatatgaagttACTAATATTTTGATAAAGGATGATGGTTTGTATGCAAATGTGAGGACTGCCATCATCAATAATGTTGAAAGTAGTCCGATGTCATGTCACATTATAAGTATTCAAATACTGggttaaatgtatttttttgtgcttatttttttttattttagtttctgtaAAACAAAAGTCCTTAGGATTcgtatttttttctcattgatcattgtgattaaaaaatattagtgaaaactaaaaaagaattctaggaactaaaaatgaaatagtcacatatttataagacaaaaaaaaaattaaatcttaaattaaaaattaatataaaataaatactcaaatacgtaatatcatattttcaaaattacaaacgttcaacttgatattttttatgttataggTTAATATTTAAGGCATAATCTATCTTGTTTGAAGATATAACTTATTCTAAAAGTTTTTACGTACATAAACTTGATTCACgacaagttttataaaattacaattttgagtcataattgaaagaataagaagaaattGTTTAGAAGGCTCCCCTGTCATAAGGTTGCTCCAGCCCTGGAGGGAGAGGAATTGTCCTAACatatgagagaatgagagagataaAGCCAGAATGTGCGTGAAATATGAAGAATAATGAATATCTAATCGGGGGCTAaatggtaataaaaaataatataagtgttaaatgataataattggTTCGGTTAGGTTCTTCAAGTTTTGTACACCCAAACCTAAtacttaaactaaataaaaatatcaggtttgttgttttttaatttgaatctaGAAAATGATTCAGATCAATTTGTATGTTTTCCTtcgatttgattaaaatttattgggtCATTGGAATGATGTGGACCTATATCCACCCTAATATACACCCtaacatcttttttattttttaatttccaaaataCTATCTATACACTCTTggaatttcaagtttcaaaagaaaaaaaaaataccaaaaatttaGAGTTCCAGAAGTATAAGTTTGGGTAtacatcattttataattttgaaaaaacattAATTCCCGGGCTTAGAGATCTAAAATCACATTCttatctaattttataattttcaattgataaagaaatgtgtgttagaaactagaaagagtgtttgctatttttttttatttgtatgattttatcttttaaaacttCGGACTTCTAGAACTATAATTACCCTTCAGAAAGTTCAATTTCCagctagaaattaaaaattcaatttcagaATTTGGAATTCTGAAATTGCAAAATGGCTgggatgttaaaaaaaataaacaaaaagtaatatctttaataagaataagaatacaGTTAATAAACCAATCTCAggcaccaataaaaaaaatgagaaaacagGTCGGTAATGGAAACACAGGAAGCAAAACTTACCTTCAATGGCATCAATGGTACAAGCTACCTTTAATTACACATGAAAATAGCTTCCTCCAATGGCCATTAATTGTTGTTGGCGAGGTGGAGGGCAACGGGGCGACCAGAGTGAGGTAGAGTTGAGGTGTAGATGATAACAGCGAAATATAAActaatttgatgattaatttggATTAATAAGTgggtttaatttctttattttattattatttttaatgaaataataaataaattaatatttttgttattttttattggtaaaattcaaaagaagaagatttcaaatactttagagaaaaaattgatacaaaaacgggaagaaaaaatttgaaagaactGAAAAACCCGCTTAGCGTGCACTCTCGCTCACTGCGCAACACACGCTTAATGCTAAAAAGGTCGATGAAGAAGCCCAAAGGCATGCTTAGCACGAAAGCTCGAAGTCAATGTGAAAATTAAACTACCTAGTGCCTATATAAGGAGCaggaagtaaaagaaaaaagacataAAGTTTTAGAGAGAACCCACACACTGGGTCTATCCCTTAGGGGAAATTCTCTCTCTTTAGtcattcatcatcttcttccatcCACATCAACCCCCAAAAGTGTAAAAGtttctcatgacaatgagaggctaaacccccctTAGTTAGAGCCTAGAAGGCCTGAAAAGCCAATATATGTATTGTAATGCTTCATATCTATCAATGCAATCaggtgttttctttcctattatcctttcttattttaatttcatgtatcattcatTCTTGCATCATCTTTAGGGATTAGTCGTTCGGCAGACGATAATTCTTAATAGAAATACAAGGAAGTTCTTACATGCATTAGTTTTCAGGATTATTCATAGGGAAATGGTAATGTCTAAAGAACTGAGAAATGACATCTCAACATTGCATTGCTAGAGATAAGGTGACTTTGTTGTGTCTTTGCATGcataatttttatacttaataTTGTTAAAGAGATTTGGGAGAGATAATACATAAATTAGACTCTTTATCGTGAGGGATCTGGATTGAGATTATGTGGGTAGGAAAAATTCACcaaattgatagagaaaaatataaaataatacatcttaggcaaATAAGACTGACTAGCTCCCAACATTATCACATtctgaatttatctttttttatcttcatcttatcttttacttttcttatcttatctttctttatcttctattttttatctttatcattttttaattcaaatattttatcttttctattttctatttttttctttaaatcgttatcttatctcctatatttctttatctcttgCTTTTTAATTGAGTTTGCATCAATCTAGGTACAAACAAAATTCTTTTAGATTCGACATTCGGACTTTCGAATACTTTACTACTTGTTCACAAAATTGATACACTTATCAATCGGTTAACAGTAGAGTTGACCGTTTGAGAGACAGACATGAAAGGAAAAATGGCACATAAGAAAACTGAAAGGAGGTACTAGGCATTTTTGTCCATTTGGGTGTTTTAACCTTTATAtggggtgcaggaagcaacagCCCACGCAACATCATCTTAAATGAGAGGCCGTATTGCTGTCCAAGCCCAAAACAATTGTGTTAGCCCAgccttaaatattttgtttgacttTTTTTGTGATAAATAAACGGGTTTTCATTCCCGAAACATATAAATCATGCGTCAAAGTTCAAAGGTCAAACCATCTGACTTCAAATTTTGTACTACTATCATATTTTGTGGGTAGAAATTGAAGAAACCCTCTCAATTAAGAGTCTGgcgaagaaaaaaaagagaagtatTTCTGCTTTAAATTTGCTAAGACCTTTTTCCTGAACTCATTAAAACGTGTATACTCCCCTTTTGAGGGCATTTTACACATTTATAGAAAGATCAATTATATGTGATTTCATGATTTGAGAATGCCCCTATTTTAAACTACCCTTCAGAGAAAAATTAACACGCACACACTCACAAAAATATCTTCCTTTCCTGAAATCCTACTATTACTGTATTAGGCCTATCTCTTTCTAAATGATGGATAGAGTGGTctacttataagttataatataGAGAGAAAACGATACCACGAATGTCCAAGGTAGGGCTACCAACAAAGAATAAATGTCTTCGTGAGTAATGGTTA
The Glycine max cultivar Williams 82 chromosome 16, Glycine_max_v4.0, whole genome shotgun sequence genome window above contains:
- the LOC100811730 gene encoding uncharacterized protein, whose translation is MAQVPASEATAFWTDEKHVHFLNSMEASFVRTMLQNQGNSVSTTRHSLPLDRYLPDSSESTLDLKPNPRRRTIKHHAPSDSMGPTTRRTRRRSSQPYNSSQDQAVPQVENEREGAACNWDDDKRAEN